A stretch of DNA from Nerophis ophidion isolate RoL-2023_Sa linkage group LG18, RoL_Noph_v1.0, whole genome shotgun sequence:
TTAAACCCTGATAGAGGTTTTCGGAtgttttttagagtgctttacATGAGCGATAGAGCAATTACCATTACCTGTATTTTTAGCTGACTTTAGCTAACTTTAATTTAGggtttaaaatgcataaaaaaaggagAGCAGTGTTCTTGTCATACATAagtattgtgaatgataaacaaaatagaaaaaattgcagttaccatttaaaaacaaatcacagacTAAAAAAAAGACCTACACGGGGAAGCGCTCCTTCAACATGGCCTCCACAGCATCCTTTCAGCACGTCGGGACGCGGCAGGAGAAACAAAGTCAGATGATTGGACGACGGGTTGCCAGGCGGACTTGAATGAATGGAAGTGTTCTCGGGGACTCACCCTGTGTCCTGGTGTCACGTGCTTGTGGAACACATCCACGTCGTGCGCGCAGCAGGACAGCACATGCTCAGTCGTCCGCCTGAACATGTCCTCCATGACCTAAGGAGCAGCCAAGTCCATCAGATGAAGTTACTGTGTGTCATTGCACTGCCGCACCTTGACCAGGTCCTGTATGGACTGCGTGAAGGCCACCTCCGCCTCCACCATGTAGAACTCGGCCAGATGGCGACGACTCTGGGAGTTCTCGGCACGGAAAGTCGGCCCAAAAGTGTAGACTTTGGAAAATGACCTGCAGGCATAATTATGAAagatgtctgtgtgtgtatgtggttcCCTGAAGGCACCACACAATTATGATACGGGATTAGAACGAAGGAGAGAGAAAGAAAACAGAACTCTGACCCTGACATGACCTCCAGGTGGAGCTGCCCAGACACGGTAAGGTAGGTTGGAACCGAGAAGAAGTTGTGATCCTCCTTCTCTGGGCGGGAAGGCTGCAGAGAAATTAACCAGATGCAATCTTTAGCCACTTCGTTAGATACACATGCAAGGTTGTTGTAGACCACCTCATTTCAGTAAAAAACATGTACAGTAGAAAGGGGAATAATATAGCACAATTTGTGGAGGTTTACCTGAcaaatgaaacgtgacaaatttcaGGGCGCATGATCCACTTAATGTTGAacatcttaaaaaaaaatgtttttcggcaattccaactttatgcagagtggcgctttccatcgttTTCAGCAGACTCTTCCTCATGCGAGATCCACCCCAGGAATGGGGCCCtttgaatcccttccctactacaattccatccatccatccacgttCTACCTctcattcccttcggggtcactggagcccatctcagctacaatcgggcggaaggcggggtacaccctggacaaagtcaccacctcatcgcaattaCTGCAATTTCATATCAATTAAAACGTTCATGTATATAGCCcgtaatcacaagtgtctcaaagggcttttaAACGTGATCTAATATTACACTATAAGCATTGTTTGTTCAaattaaaaaaggtatttaaagaTCATGACTTTAAAGCaacttatccatcaaattgtgaactgttaaaatatttttgggggtgaATAAAAACTGGCCAAATTTTTACCATAAATGAAATGTGTTTACTGTAAATAATAAACAGCTTTAAACTGTTTATTATTTACAGTAAACACAACAAccatatattttacggtaaaaactgtGGTACTGTTTGTCAATttatatgttgtaaaaaacacaaaacaagtcaaattgtcagttttttaatttttattgtaaaatatagaattgtgtatgtaaaaatatcataattaatgaataattgtgTTTTAATGACTGACGATTTATATTCATATTGTATTCACTGTTACAAACCAACCTCTGAATAATAGTCATGGCCTTCAATAAAAACAAGTGTGATGCCCCTGCATTAAAAAGTGTAACAGCCTCATCTAGTGGACGAAATTGGTATACCACAGTTTCAACGtcaagcagtggtccccaacctttttgtatccgctgactggtcaacgcttaataatttgtcccgcgtccCGGGTGGCGTgaagggtatttttttttttttttttttctttgtcatgaaaaagggacgtttttgtcatgaaaatgggaggtttttgtggttggtgcactaattgtaagtgtatattgtttttatatgttgatttaataaaaaaaaaataaaaatatatatatatatatatttatatttatatatatataaattgccagaaaaagccaatttgctaaatttacctttaataaataaataaatatatatatatatatatatatatatatatatccatccatccatccatccatccatcatcttccgcttatccgaggtcgggtcgcaggggcaacagcctaagcagggaaacccagacttccctctccccagccacttcgtctagctcttcccgggggatcccgaggcgttcccaggccagccgggagacatagtcttcccaacgtgtcctgggtcttccccgtggcctcctaccggttggacgtgccctaaacacctccctagggaggcgttcgggtggcatcctgaccagatgcccgaaccacctcatctggctcctctcgatgtggaggagcagcggctttactttgagtccctcccggatggcagagcttctcaccctatctctaagggagagccccgccacacggcggaggaaactcattttggccgcttgtacccgtgatcttatcctttcggtcatgacccaaagctcatgaccataggtgaggatgggaacgtagatcgaccggtaaattgagagctttgccttccggctcagctccttcttcaccacaacggatcggtacaacgtccgcattactgaagacgccgcaccgatccgcctgtcgatctcacgatccactcttccctcactcgtgaacaagactcctaggtacttgaactcctccacttggggcagggtctcctccccaacccggagatggcactccacccttttccgggcgagaaccatggactatatatatatttttttaaaataaaaattaataaaaaattcttctgcagcccggtaccaatcgggccacggcccggtggttggggaccactgatttaaagttaagttaaggcagtggttctcaaccttttttcagtgacgtaccccctgtaaacattgttttaattcaagtaccccctaatcagagcaaagcatttttggttgaaataaagagataaagaagtaaaatacagcactatgtcatccgtttctcatttattaaattgtataaaagtgcaaaatattgctcatttgtagtggtctttcttgaactatttggaaaaaagataaaaataactaaaaacttgttgaaaaataaacaagtaattgaattataaataaatatttctacacatagaagtaatcatcaacttaaagtgccctctttggggattgtaatagagatccatctggattcatgaacttaattccaaacatttcttcacaaaaaagaaatctttaacatcaatatttatggaacatgtccacaaaaaaatctagctgtcaacaatgaatattgcattgttgcatttcttttcagttaatgaacttacattcatattttgttaaagtattattcaataaatatatttataaaggatttttgaattgttgttattgttagaatatttaaaaaaaaatctcacgtaccccttggcataccatcaagtaccctcatttgagaaccactgagttaagGTACcactggttgtcacacacactaagtgtggtggaattaccctctgcatttgacccatccccttgtttcaccccctgggaggagaggggagcagtgagcggcagtggtggccacgctcggatatccttttggtgatttaaccgccaattacaaccctggatgctgagtgccgagcagggaggcaaagggtcccatttttatagtctttggtatgtccgatctcagggcagacactcaaaCCACAAGGCCATATTCCCGAGTTGAAAAACACAAAGTATGTTTTTAATGCCCACCTGGATCTGAAAGAGTTCCCCTGCTCCTTCACAGTCGTTGGAGGTGATGACGGGCGTGTGAACGTGCAGGAAGCCATTTTCCTGGCGAGGGGCGGGGACAGAACAGGCGTGTGAAGTGCAGCTAGGGAAAGTCTACGACCAGCGGGCTCACCTTGAAGTACGAGTGGATGGCAGACGTGGCCTCGCTCCGAATCCTCAATAGGGAGCTGAAGGCCTTGGTTCTGCTGCGAAGATGTGGGAACTGGCGGATGTACTCCAGCTTGTGTCGCCCTTTGATCTTAAAGGGGAAGTCCTGCGAGAAGAAGGAGGCATGACAAGTTCCTGTGGGCGGAGCTCGTAGTGCGCGTCCTTACCACAGGGTCACATTCTCCAACCACGCCAATGTGCTCTGCATGGAGCTCCACCGCTTGTTTCGGGTGCTGACTTTCCTGCAGGGTTCCTCGGACCTCCACTGCGCTCCCAAAAGTCAGCGACCTGCATGGAAGGCAGGAGAAAAGAAGACATTTTCCACACGTCGCCAAGACCTCACGCATCCTGAAGTCCTTACGGGTGGTCCAGTTGGGAACTGGCCACCACCTGCAGCGACTGCAGGCAGCTTCCATCGTTCACGTCCAGGAACAAGTTAGCCTTCTGCGATCTGACAGAACCAAGCCATCCCTGGAAAACAAAGTCCTTCTCATTGAGGGCCGCATTTAACAGTGAATGTGTATCTCaggagtccccaaactttttgacccgggggccgtatTGGGTTAACAAAATTTGACCCGGGGCCGCgctatctatatataaatacaatctaaactgtcttttccttaaactgaacaaaagtcatatgtccactgatgtttaaaaactctacactcggattataatttacaaaccccgtttccataatggtgttagatgtaaatataaacggaatacaatgatttgcaaatccttttcaacccatattcagttgaatatgctacaaagacaacatatttcatgttcaaactgaaattttattcttttttttacaaataatcattaactttagaatttgatgccagcaacatgtgacaaagaagttgggaaaggtggcaataaataccgataaagttgaggaatgttcatcaaacacttatttggaacatccaacaggcgtgcaggctaattgggaacaggtgggtgccgtgattgggtataaaaacagcttcccaaaaaatgctcagtctttcacaagaaaggatggggcgaggtacacccctttgtccacaactgcgtgagcaaatagtcaaacagtttaagaacaacgtttctcaaagtgcaattgcaagaaatttaggtatttcaacatctacggtacataatatcatcaaaaggttcagagaatctggagaaactaacattgaacaaccgtgaccttcgattcctcagacggcactgtatcaaaaaccgatatcaatctctaaaggatatcaccacaagggctcaggaacacttcagaaaaccattgtcactaaatactgttcgtcgctacatctgtaagtgcaagttaaagctctaagaggcaaagcaaaagccattatcaacaacatccagaaatgccgccgacttctctgggcccgagatcatctaagatggactgatacaaagtggaaaagtgttctgtggtctgacgagtccacatttcaaattgtttttggaaacatttggacgttgtgtcctccggagaaaagaggaaaataatcatcaagactgttataggcgcaaggttcaaaagctagcatctgtgatggtatgggggtgtattggtgccaaaggcatgggtaacttacacatctgtgaaggcaccattaatgctgaaaggtacatacaggttttggaacaacagatgctgccatctaagcgccgtcttaatcatggacgccactgcttatttcagcaagacaatgccaagccacattcagcacgtgttacaacagtgtggcttcgtaaaaaaaatagagcgggtactttcctggcccgcctgtagtccagacctgtctcccatcgaaaatgtgtggcgcattatgaagcgtaaagtacgacagTGAATGCGTATATCATTAGAGACATTCAATAGTCTTGTTAACAGTGAATGTGTTACACCATTTGCAAAGGAAAGGGTTTTTGATTTCCATGTTTTTACTTATAGATTAAtaaataacttgctttgaaatcataagtcaagttgTCAGGCCGATATTAAAGTAttaattttgtaaaataaaataaaaacggtTATTATTAACGTGTAGAACTAATGCATGAAGTACaatcacatttgaaaaaaacgaaTAATACATTTTGCCAGAAAGGGTTTTATTCCATCCTTTTACAGGCCACATAAATATTGTGGCGGGCCACAAAAAATCTATTTGGCTGACTACATccaatgacgtggcgggccaattAATAAACAACGTGGCGTGCCATTATAAACGATGTGGGGGACACATTAAACATTGTGACAGGccaattaaatgatgtggtgagcCAGTTTGAAGACGCGATGTGACACACTAAATGATGTAGTGTGCCAATTAATAAAcaaccttaaacgatgtggcatGCAATATTACATGATGTGGCAGGCAATTTAAATCACGTGGCATTAAACGATGTGGGGCCACATAAACGATGTCGCAGGTCACATTAAACAATACGACGGGCCACGATAAGGATGTGGCAAGCTACCTTGAACGATGTGGTGAGCTAGTTTAAAACCGTGATGTGCCACGCTAAATGATGTAGTGTGCCAGTTAATGaacgatgtggcaggccacatttaaCGATGTTGCGGCCCAATTAATAAACACGCGGCAGGTcatcttaaatgatgtggcaggaaATGTAAATAATGTAGTGGGCCACATTAAACGACGTGGCAAGCTACCTCAAACGATGTGGCAGGCCAACTTAACGATGTGGTGAGCCAGTTTAATATGATGTACCACACTGAATGATGTAGTGTGCCAGTTAATAAACTAAATGTCAGGCAACATTCAACAATTTGGCGGgcaactttaaatgatgtggtgggccaattAATAAACAATGTGGGGGGCTAAATAATAAACAATGTGGTGGGCCACGTTAAAGAACGTGATGTGCCACACTAAATTATGTGGCTTGCCAATTAATAAACGACGCGGTATGTTGATTTTAACGATCTGGTGAGcaactttaaatgacgtggcaggctccattaaatgacgtggcaggctccattaaatgatgtggcgggccaattaATAAACGATGTGGCGGGCTAATTGATAAACGATCTGGCGGGCTAATTGATAAATGACGTAGTGGGCCAATTGATAAACAACGTGGCGGGCCAATTAATAAACGATGCGGCGGGCTAATTGAAAAATGATGAGGTGGGCTAAttgataaatgatgtggcgggccaattaTTAAACAACGTGGAGGGCCAATTAATAAACAATGTTGGGGGCTAATTGATTAATGACGTGGGGGGCCAATTAATAAACAATGTGGCGGGCTAAATAATAAACAATGTGGTGGGCCACGTTAAAGAACGTGATGTGCCACACTAAATTATGTGGCTTGCCAATTAATAAACGACGCGGTATGTTGATTTTAACGATCTGGTGAGcaactttaaatgacgtggcaggctccattaaatgatgtggcaggctccattaaatgatgtggcggggcaATTGATAAACGATGTGGTGGGCTAATTGATAAACGATCTGGCGGGCTAATTgataaatgacgtggtgggccaatTGATAAACAACGTGGCGGGCCAATTAATAAACGATGCGGTGGGCTAATtgaaaaatgatgtggtgggctaattgataaatgatgtggcgggccaattaTTAAACAACGTGGAGGGCCAATTAATAAACGATGTGGGGGGCTAATTgacaaatgatgtggcgggccaattaATAAACAATGTGGCGGGCTAAATAATAAacaatgtggtgggccacattgaaGAACGTGATGTGCCACGCTAAATGACGTGGCTTGCCAATTAATAAACTACGCGGTAGGCCGAATTTAACGATCTGGTGGGCAACTTTAAATGATGGGGCAGGCtccattaaatgatgtggcgggccaattaATAAACGATGTGGAGGGCTAATTGATAAACGATCTGGTGGGCTAATTgataaatgacgtggtgggccaatTAATAAACGAAGCGGCGGGCTAATtgaaaaatgatgtggtgggctgattgataaatgacgtggcgggcctaATTATTAAACAACGTGGAGGGCCATTAATAAACGATGTGGCAAGCCGattaataaatgatgtggcgggccaaatgataaacaatgtggcgggccacattggaGATGTGGCAAGCCAAAATGATAAACAAAATGGCGATGCAAATAAAGCAATGTGGCAGgcaactttaaatgatgtggcgggccgatTAAAAACAATATGGCGGGCCAATTGATAACGAAGTGGCGGGCTAATTGATGAACGAAGTGGCGGGCTAATTAATAaacaatgtggcgggccacattgaaGATGTGGCAGGCCAAATAATAAACGAAATGCCGATGCAACTAAAGCAACGTGGTGGGGCACCTTAAACAATTTGGGGGCCCACTTCAATAACGCCACATtatgaatgatgtggcgggccactgcATCGATGTGGCAATTTAATAACGCGATGTGCCACACTGAATGATGTGGTGTGCCAATTCATAAACGACGAGGTAGGCCACATTTAATGAGGTGGTGGgcaactttaaatgatgtggcgggccaattaATGAACGACGTGGCGGGCCAATAAATGTTGTGGCAGGCCAGGTCCTCCGgggcttgagtttgacacctgtgacgtAAAATGACTGTTTGAGGAAGATATTTGAAACAAGACACATGAACGCAGCACGCTGGCTGTGAGGCATTCAGGGGAACTAGGAAATTTTATTAAATAAAGTGGAAGATTGTGTTGAAGCTGTAAATAGTTCGCGGCCAGCAGTAATAATAAGTGCAGATAAAGAGTGTTTACTTACAGAAACTTGAATGTTTTCTCCCACTGAAGACCCTGACACTGCTTCAGAAACTCTCAGCTTCTTTGTTGTTTTCGTAGAAAAATGTCTGAAAGTGAAAAGTGCTCTTCTGCAGACAGAGGCCACATCAAGCCCAGAGCATCTTAACAACATCCCGGCCTCTAAACCACTAAAAAGCACACGTGTCGCTCTCCTTTAAACGTCGAACTAAAAGTTTGCGGGACATTTATTTGTCAAATGTGAGGATTTACTCTCACTTGACATTCCCGTTTTGTGCCGCCTGCTCCGTGCTTATTACTTCCGGGTTGGTTAGAGCCTCTTCCCCATTCGTCCAATATGATCACATGGGTAAAAAACAGCCAATCAGATTTGAAGCTTTTACGTCGTGCTTTGGGCACTCATGGGAGTTGTAGTTTCCTCGCAAAATGAATAAAATTACATTTAGTAACATTTATGAGCGGTATAAAACacggttttatttttttactccgctaattaaatatgttttacatTTATGAATAAACCAGTAGTTATATTAATGTACGGTCAGGGAAGCTAAATATGTGACAAAAAGGATTTAATTAGTCTATTCCAAAGTGACAACATGCCACAATAGCTACGGAAACAAATGGAAACAATAATCTGGATTCAAGATcgtt
This window harbors:
- the nars2 gene encoding probable asparagine--tRNA ligase, mitochondrial, which translates into the protein MLLRCSGLDVASVCRRALFTFRHFSTKTTKKLRVSEAVSGSSVGENIQVSGWLGSVRSQKANLFLDVNDGSCLQSLQVVASSQLDHPSLTFGSAVEVRGTLQESQHPKQAVELHAEHIGVVGECDPVDFPFKIKGRHKLEYIRQFPHLRSRTKAFSSLLRIRSEATSAIHSYFKENGFLHVHTPVITSNDCEGAGELFQIQPSRPEKEDHNFFSVPTYLTVSGQLHLEVMSGSFSKVYTFGPTFRAENSQSRRHLAEFYMVEAEVAFTQSIQDLVKVMEDMFRRTTEHVLSCCAHDVDVFHKHVTPGHRDAVEAMLKERFPVMTYSEAIDILQRSSQTFIYPTKWGCDLQTEQEKYLVKHCGQRPVFVTDYPYRLKPFYARDNLDRPKHTAAAVDLLVPGVGELCGGSLREERLHLLTARLEEVGLEDTYSWYLDLRRFGSAPHGGFGMGFERFLQCILGVDNIKDVIPFPRFSHSCLL